CGGCGAGCACATCCTCGCACATCGGCTGGTGGGCATAGAGGTCGTCGCCGAGATAGACCGGCCGCAGCCAGGCATAGCGCCGGCCAACCCGGGCCAGCCAGCGGCGCGCCGCCGCCAGCTCGCAATCCTGTTTGTCGGTGCCGTCCTGCCGACGGACGAACTCGGGAGGCAGCGGCAGCACCGTGGCCTGACCCGGCGCCACCAACGTCGCGCCGACAAAGCTATGAAAATACTCGGTTTCACCGTCGGCGCGCCGGCGCGTCGAACAGTGCCGGCAGCGGAGCTTGCGCGAGCAGAAGTGCTCCGAGCCATCCACCGCGATCAGCATCCGGCCGTCCAGCCGCCGCAGCGGCTCCAACCCGCCGCTCGCGTCCAACGCCTCGACGATCGTCGCAAACACCGGATCAAAGTGGTCCGCTGGGACCCCGTCCAGCATCTGCCGGATATGGTTGTCGCAGGGAATCGCCGTCACCCCGAACAGCGTCTCGGCATTCGACCGGCCGCAACGCTCCGCCAATACCCGCTGGTGCGCCAGAAACGACGGGCTCTGCATGAAAAACACCGAGAACGCCGAAAGCCCGATGTCGGCCATCCGATAGCGACAGTTGCTCCCCGACCGCTTGTCCGGCAGTTGTTCGCACCGCTTGCGCAGCGCCGCGATGGATCTTTCCAGCCGCTCCATACACAGCTTGAATCACGCTTCGTTCCCAAAACAAAGCATTTCCAGCCCCGTCGCCAAAATGAGAATTGCTGGTGATGGCCTCTCACCACAGGTCAGTTTGTGATTGACGCGGGTGAAGGGTTCTGACTCGATGGTCTCGGTACGGGACCGGGAGGATCGAGATGACAGGATTGCAAGCGGTGGCGCGAGCGATTTCCGACGATATGGCGCGACGCCTGCCGAAACAGCGGAAAACCCAGCGCGAGAAGCTGGCGACGCTGACGGCGGCGGTGTTGTCGGAGCGGACGGTGAACCTGATGGAACTCGGCCATGCGCTGCCGATCCGGTCGGCCAACCCCGGCACGCGCTATCAGTGGGTCAAGAGAACGTTGGCCAACGATCGGATCGTCCCGGCCGAGGTCTTGGCTCCCTATGCACGCGAGATTCTGGAGAAAGTGAGCACAAACGGCCGACAGCCGATTGTGCTCATCGACCAGAGCCAGGCGACGAAACTGCATCGCCATGAGATGCTGATGGTGGCGGTCCGGGTTGGCGGGCGGGCGTTGCCGTTGGCTTGGTGCGTCCGGAAAACCGCGGGGGCGATCGGGTTTTCCGAGCAGCGCCGGCTGCTGCAAATCGTCGCCGGGTGGCTGCCGGACGGCGTCCGGCCGGTGCTGATGGGAGACCGTTTCTACGGATCGCCCGACCTCATCACCTGGTGCGCCGACAGCGGCTGGGACTGGCGCCTGCGCCTGAAGGGAAGCTTGCTCGTCCATGATCGCGACGGCGGCGAAACGACCGTGGCGGAGTGCTTCGAGCGAGGC
This Kiloniellales bacterium DNA region includes the following protein-coding sequences:
- a CDS encoding ISNCY family transposase: MERLERSIAALRKRCEQLPDKRSGSNCRYRMADIGLSAFSVFFMQSPSFLAHQRVLAERCGRSNAETLFGVTAIPCDNHIRQMLDGVPADHFDPVFATIVEALDASGGLEPLRRLDGRMLIAVDGSEHFCSRKLRCRHCSTRRRADGETEYFHSFVGATLVAPGQATVLPLPPEFVRRQDGTDKQDCELAAARRWLARVGRRYAWLRPVYLGDDLYAHQPMCEDVLAGGGSFLFVCKPSSHKTLSEYLTGVEIDGFERTVGTGAAKRRHRYRWMEGVPLRDSKDALLVNWLEIEIAKPNGKVTYRNSFVTDLPVNRQTVADLAACGRARWKIENETFNVLKNNGYHLEHNFGHGKDTLASVLVALNLLAFAMHNACDLVAAPWQKARRKLGARNRLFTHIWSITAYHVFRSWHALIQTIITGVPPPRTA
- a CDS encoding transposase — its product is MTGLQAVARAISDDMARRLPKQRKTQREKLATLTAAVLSERTVNLMELGHALPIRSANPGTRYQWVKRTLANDRIVPAEVLAPYAREILEKVSTNGRQPIVLIDQSQATKLHRHEMLMVAVRVGGRALPLAWCVRKTAGAIGFSEQRRLLQIVAGWLPDGVRPVLMGDRFYGSPDLITWCADSGWDWRLRLKGSLLVHDRDGGETTVAECFERGERLLIDVRLTEKRAATHVAMIHEPGHPEPGMIAMSQLPTSYRALDYGLRWGIEAMFADTKTRGFNLEDSQLRRADRIERLILILALALYWAVSTGMWDAVNNPSAAEKKPPNTAHADTLARCSPSSSGVSAAS